In Leptodesmis sichuanensis A121, the following are encoded in one genomic region:
- a CDS encoding SAM hydrolase/SAM-dependent halogenase family protein, protein MSHSGILTLLTDFGLSDPYVGVMKGIIAQVNRSLTVIDLTHHIPPQNIHLARFALMTAIPYFPARTVHVAVVDPGVGSDRRPVAVALGSDPNAPMGFLVGPDNGLFSGVLSQYPALEAVELTESQYWWTATPSSTFHGRDIFAPVGAHLASGVPLQKLGTTIAVDSLVMLHSLTPQRTKHTLTGCIQAVDHFGNLVTNIPASEVNGQTWYAVVKDVTVLGRKTYSDSAPGELLAFVGSHSWVEIAVNQGNAQSVLNLGIGDAVQVILNQPHSSQGD, encoded by the coding sequence ATGAGCCACAGTGGGATATTAACGCTATTAACAGACTTTGGGCTGAGTGATCCCTATGTGGGAGTGATGAAAGGGATCATTGCTCAGGTCAACCGCTCTTTGACGGTAATTGATCTGACCCATCACATCCCACCCCAAAATATTCATCTGGCTCGGTTTGCCCTGATGACAGCTATTCCTTATTTCCCTGCTAGAACGGTGCACGTAGCCGTTGTGGATCCAGGCGTGGGTAGCGATCGGCGCCCGGTTGCGGTAGCTCTTGGCTCGGATCCGAATGCCCCCATGGGATTCTTAGTGGGGCCAGATAATGGCTTATTCAGCGGGGTGTTGAGCCAGTATCCAGCCCTGGAAGCTGTGGAGTTAACCGAGTCCCAGTACTGGTGGACGGCTACTCCCAGTTCGACCTTTCATGGCCGGGATATTTTTGCTCCAGTCGGTGCTCATTTGGCTAGTGGGGTGCCTTTGCAGAAGTTAGGTACGACGATCGCGGTTGACTCGTTGGTGATGCTCCATTCCCTAACCCCACAACGAACGAAACATACTCTCACGGGTTGCATTCAAGCTGTGGATCACTTTGGTAATTTAGTCACCAATATTCCGGCCAGCGAAGTAAATGGACAAACCTGGTATGCCGTGGTGAAGGATGTTACAGTTCTGGGCAGAAAAACCTATAGTGATAGTGCCCCCGGAGAGTTACTGGCTTTTGTGGGGAGTCACTCCTGGGTAGAAATCGCGGTGAATCAGGGAAACGCTCAATCGGTGTTAAACCTGGGAATTGGAGATGCCGTGCAAGTGATTCTGAATCAACCCCATTCTTCACAAGGAGATTAG
- a CDS encoding DUF2301 domain-containing membrane protein: protein MTSSIEPVIYQGQFGEFTITERDRWEVIVYRSGLVLAAVCFVIGAGLVLGSDQLDSRLHILSWLYSGFCLGLGVSLWTIHIYMKLLHRVLQVFWGIGVVASLAIAHGSPAPFALTVYNHPLTIFGVGFVFAALTGIFFKEAFCFDRLETKLLTPLVPVLLLGHLLGWLSLPVEQVLLAIGAGLFAVFALRKAIQPIPPDIGDKSVFAYLKQKQ from the coding sequence ATGACATCATCCATAGAGCCAGTGATTTATCAAGGACAGTTTGGAGAATTTACGATTACAGAGCGCGATCGCTGGGAAGTCATTGTGTACCGCAGTGGTCTGGTACTGGCGGCTGTTTGCTTTGTGATTGGTGCTGGACTGGTTCTGGGGTCAGACCAGCTGGATAGTCGCCTGCATATCCTGAGCTGGCTTTACTCCGGCTTCTGTTTAGGATTGGGAGTCAGTCTATGGACAATTCACATTTACATGAAATTGCTCCATCGAGTGCTGCAGGTGTTTTGGGGAATCGGCGTAGTGGCTTCTCTGGCGATCGCCCATGGGAGTCCGGCCCCTTTCGCTTTAACCGTTTACAACCATCCTTTAACGATTTTCGGCGTGGGCTTTGTCTTCGCGGCGTTGACCGGGATTTTCTTCAAAGAAGCCTTCTGTTTCGATCGCCTGGAAACCAAACTCCTCACTCCTTTAGTTCCCGTTTTGCTGCTTGGTCATTTGCTGGGTTGGCTCTCTTTGCCTGTAGAGCAAGTTCTATTGGCGATAGGGGCCGGCTTGTTTGCCGTATTCGCTCTGCGTAAGGCAATCCAACCCATTCCTCCAGATATTGGAGATAAAAGCGTATTTGCCTACCTGAAACAAAAGCAGTAG
- a CDS encoding DUF3082 domain-containing protein, protein MSNLPQAANSDPTAETDIPSASATLKQVTPLRCLIGAALSGSFAFGMYLMTHAIALSFATHKIQSSNLTVQRISAAVRTLVVGLTTLGMGVFGLATLGLLALAVQLTIRQFRQKAESGTGN, encoded by the coding sequence ATGAGCAACCTACCCCAAGCGGCTAACTCAGACCCAACTGCTGAAACAGACATACCTTCAGCCTCAGCGACCCTGAAGCAGGTAACGCCTTTACGCTGTTTGATTGGGGCAGCGTTATCGGGGAGCTTTGCCTTTGGGATGTATTTAATGACCCATGCGATCGCTCTATCGTTTGCCACACATAAAATTCAGTCCAGTAATCTGACGGTTCAGCGCATCTCCGCCGCTGTTCGTACTCTGGTGGTTGGTCTAACGACTCTTGGCATGGGGGTGTTTGGTCTGGCTACCCTGGGGCTGTTGGCTCTGGCTGTTCAACTGACGATTCGCCAGTTTCGGCAAAAAGCAGAATCAGGAACGGGCAATTGA
- a CDS encoding RNA recognition motif domain-containing protein: MSVRLYVGNLPEELSRQELEAVFAEAGDTISTKIITDRKTNKCRGFGFVTVKSDEEADAFIEKFNGSVVKDNPIKIEKALPRTKEKGDEQPQANAPASNTGSGKRKGGNSNKSRKSGAAAASGSDLESVQPDPRWAQELEKLKQLLAAQTTNS; this comes from the coding sequence ATGTCCGTTCGTCTGTATGTTGGTAATTTGCCAGAAGAGTTGAGTCGCCAGGAGTTAGAGGCAGTTTTTGCCGAAGCAGGCGATACAATTTCGACCAAAATCATTACAGACCGAAAAACGAATAAATGTCGTGGTTTCGGTTTTGTTACAGTCAAAAGCGATGAAGAAGCAGATGCTTTCATCGAAAAGTTCAATGGCTCTGTTGTCAAAGACAACCCCATTAAGATCGAGAAAGCATTACCCCGCACTAAAGAAAAAGGAGATGAGCAACCCCAAGCAAATGCTCCTGCTAGTAACACAGGCAGTGGAAAGCGCAAGGGTGGCAATAGCAACAAATCTCGTAAGAGCGGTGCTGCTGCGGCTTCAGGCTCAGATTTAGAGAGTGTGCAACCTGATCCTCGCTGGGCACAAGAACTGGAGAAATTGAAGCAACTTTTAGCCGCTCAAACAACCAACTCTTAG
- the pdhA gene encoding pyruvate dehydrogenase (acetyl-transferring) E1 component subunit alpha: protein MVQERTVPVFQATTASITRKEGLLLYEDMVLGRFFEDKCAEMYYRGKMFGFVHLYNGQEAISTGVIKAMRPGEDYVCSTYRDHVHALSAGVPARNVMAELFGKATGCSKGRGGSMHLFSAEHNLLGGFAFIGEGIPVATGAAFQTRYRREVMGDETADQVTACFFGDGTTNNGQFFECLNMAALWKLPIIFVVENNKWAIGMAHERATSQPEIYQKASVFNMPGVEVDGMDVLAVRNVAKEAVARARAGEGPTLIECLTYRFRGHSLADPDELRSKEEKDLWFARDPLKKFAAYLLEQNLAKETDLKEIEKKVQAIVDDAVQFALESPEPSPDELYKYVFAED from the coding sequence ATGGTTCAAGAGAGAACAGTCCCAGTTTTTCAGGCCACTACTGCCAGCATTACCAGAAAAGAAGGGTTGTTGCTCTACGAGGACATGGTTTTGGGGCGCTTCTTTGAAGATAAGTGTGCCGAGATGTATTACCGGGGCAAGATGTTCGGGTTCGTCCATCTATATAACGGTCAGGAGGCGATCTCAACAGGTGTCATTAAAGCCATGCGCCCCGGCGAGGATTACGTTTGCAGCACGTATCGAGATCACGTTCACGCCCTCAGTGCTGGAGTTCCAGCCCGTAATGTGATGGCTGAATTATTTGGCAAAGCCACCGGATGCAGTAAGGGCCGGGGCGGTTCGATGCACTTATTTTCAGCCGAACACAACCTGTTAGGGGGATTTGCGTTTATCGGTGAAGGCATTCCCGTGGCAACCGGAGCGGCCTTTCAGACCCGCTATCGGCGAGAGGTGATGGGAGACGAAACTGCTGATCAGGTCACGGCTTGCTTCTTTGGGGATGGCACCACAAATAATGGGCAGTTTTTTGAGTGTCTAAACATGGCAGCCTTGTGGAAACTCCCCATCATCTTTGTAGTGGAAAATAATAAGTGGGCGATCGGGATGGCTCACGAACGGGCCACATCCCAACCGGAGATTTACCAGAAGGCATCCGTCTTTAATATGCCAGGAGTCGAAGTAGATGGGATGGATGTGCTGGCCGTGCGTAATGTCGCCAAAGAAGCAGTAGCCCGCGCCAGAGCCGGAGAGGGGCCGACCCTGATCGAATGTCTAACTTACCGCTTCCGGGGGCATTCCCTGGCCGATCCAGATGAACTGCGATCGAAGGAGGAGAAAGACCTTTGGTTTGCCCGCGATCCCCTCAAGAAATTTGCGGCTTACCTGCTGGAGCAGAACTTGGCCAAGGAGACTGACTTGAAGGAGATCGAGAAAAAGGTACAGGCGATCGTGGATGATGCTGTGCAGTTTGCCCTGGAAAGTCCTGAACCCAGCCCGGATGAACTGTACAAGTACGTGTTTGCTGAGGATTGA